The Macaca thibetana thibetana isolate TM-01 chromosome 19, ASM2454274v1, whole genome shotgun sequence genome has a segment encoding these proteins:
- the SERTAD3 gene encoding SERTA domain-containing protein 3 — translation MVGGLKRKHSDLEEEEERWEWSPAGLQSYQQALLRISLDKVQRSLGPRAPSLRRHVLIHNTLQQLQAALRLAPAPALPPEPLFLGEEDFSLSATIGSILRELDTSMDETEPPQNPVAPLGLQNEVPPQPDPVFLEALSSRYLGDSGLDDFFLDIDTSAVEKEPARAPPEPPHNLFCAPGSWEWNELDHIMEIILGS, via the coding sequence ATGGTGGGAGGCTTGAAGAGGAAACACTCTGAtttggaagaggaggaggagaggtgggaGTGGAGTCCAGCAGGCCTTCAGAGCTACCAGCAAGCCCTGCTCCGCATCTCCCTAGACAAAGTCCAGCGCAGCCTGGGCCCCCGAGCACCCAGCCTCCGCAGGCATGTCCTCATCCATAACACCCTCCAGCAGCTGCAGGCTGCACTTCGCCTGgctccagcccctgccctgccccccgAGCCCCTCTTCCTGGGCGAGGAGGATTTCTCCTTGTCAGCCACCATTGGCTCTATCCTCAGGGAGCTGGACACCTCCATGGATGAGACTGAGCCCCCTCAGAATCCAGTGGCTCCCCTCGGCCTCCAGAATGAAGTGCCACCCCAGCCTGATCCAGTCTTCTTAGAGGCGCTGAGCTCCCGGTACTTGGGGGACTCTGGCCTGGATGACTTCTTTCTGGACATTGACACATCTGCGGTAGAAAAGGAGCCTGCGCGGGCCCCACCAGAGCCTCCTCACAACCTCTTCTGTGCCCCAGGTTCCTGGGAGTGGAATGAACTGGATCACATCATGGAAATAATTCTGGGGTCCTAA